The genome window GACAGGGGACTTGGATTCGGTTGAGTTCCCCCGTCAGGTTGACACTCCGGATCATCCAACGTGTTTTCACGGCGTCGAGGCCGCGGATCTTGGGGATCTCGCCCCGCAAATGTCGCTGGGCGAAAGGCCAGCGACTGTACATATTCAGGACCATCGGCGTCAGCCATGACTTGGGCAGCAAAAAGAGGGGCGACGCCAGCCAGGTCATCAGGATCAAGGCGGCCTCCTCGCTGTCGGCAGGGTCGAGTTCGCTGAAGGTGTCCACGAGCACCAGGGCGCGGCAGCGGTGGGGGTAATCCAGGGCGAAGCGCTGGGCGATGACGCCGCCGAAAGAGACGCCGCAGACGACGGCGCGCTCGATCTGCAAAAACCGCAGCAAGGCCGCCAGATCGCGGGCGTGATCAGTCAGACGGGTGGCCCAGGTCATGGGGCCGGAGCGGCCCGTCCCCCGCACATCGTAGAGGATCACCCGGTTTGTCCGGGAAAAGGTCTCCACCTGAGGCGCCCACATGCCATGGCTGACAGCGATGCCGGGGATGAAGACGATCGGGTCGCCGTGCCCGTGGACTTCATAATAGATCCGTGTGCCGTTCAACTGCTGGACGGGCATAACATCCCTCACAGTGCCGTATTTGTCCGCACCGATCGGACTATTATATTCTCCCTCGTCCCTCTCGGCAAATTGCCCGGAAAAAAAAGAGAAAGCAGCGTCTCCCTCGGAAGGAGGACGCTGCTTCTGTTCGTTTAACCCGGTGTTCGATTCGGCGGCGCTGCCGTTTTACCGGCTGTGACCTCCCCGCTATTTCGGGTCGTTGGCAAACTGGGGCGGCAGGAAGGGCTGGCCCTGGTTCTTGTGGTGGTAGTTCTTGTCGGCCGGCTCGTTCAGGTGGCAGACGGTGCAATTGCCGTTGGCGCCGATGGGACCGGCGAAGCCCTGGTAGGTCTTTGGCTGGTAGTTGATCTCGCTGTAGCCGAGGGCCTCCGAAGCCGGGTAGACGGCGTGGGGCGACCCGTGGCAGGCGGCGCACATCATGTCGCCGTTGTCGGCTTTTTCGAAGCGGTAGAGGTGGGGCTTTTCGGTGATCCACTGGTTGTAAGAGGTCATCTTCGTGCTGGCCTTGGTGTGATCCTTCGTGTGGCAGGAGAGGCAGTCGGGCTGGTTGATCCAGTTCTCCCTCGGTTTGGCCTCTGTAAAGCCTTCCGGCAGGTAGGGCTTCAGCCGCTCCAGCGACTTCTTGGCCGCCGGGAGATCCTTCTGCTTCATTAACACGGAGGCGGCGTGTTCCGGCAACGTGCCGTGGCAGTTCATGCAGTCCATGCCGAAGCCGCGGTGGACGTCGCGCTCACAGTAGACCTGGCCTTTGGCCGACGAGGGGTGGCAAAGGCCGCAGGTCTCGATGGAACCGTTCTGCATGTACTGGGCATGTTTGCCGTGGAGGGCTGCCGACATGGACAGCACATCCGGCTTGCCCGGCGCGTTGACGTTGTTGGCGGCGTGACAATCGAGGCAGTACTGGGGTCGGCCGGCTTCCGCTTCGGCCAGCAGGTTGGTGCCCACGTTCTTGTCATGGTCGGCCAGGATGTCGCGGGCCGTCGCGTCGGAGAGGCCGACGCCGTCTTTGTTCGGCGTACCGCCGTGACAGATGTAGCAGCCCAGTTCGCCGCTGACCGGCGCCGACATCTTGGTCTCGGCGAGCAGCTTGCCGCTCGCCGCGTCGGTGGCGCGGACGGCAAACATGGGGTAGGCGTCTACTTTGCCATCGTCATTATAGGGAGAAACGGGTATGTCAATGGCGGTCCAGGCTTTTTTCGCCTTATCGAGGGTGAACTCGCCTTTGTCGGCGGGCATGCCCGTCTTACCGGTGTTCGGTTGAATGTCCTTTTTCAAGGTGATCTTTGCGTAGTCCCAGAAGTTGATCGTCTTGGAAGGTTCGTTGTGGTTCTCCGGGGCCTCATAGCTGAGCTTGATGCCGTCCGTGACGATGACGGGCGGGTCGCCCCGTTTGATCACCTGAGCCCAGAAGTCGTTGCCAGGGGTATGAAAGCTGAAATACTTGTCGTTGTCGCTGGTGCACTTCATCCCGATGGTCTGCCAGGCCATGATCACATAGTCTCCCAGGGGTTTCGCCGTCGAGGTGGCCGTCGTTCCGGGGGTCCCGCCGGGCGTTGCGTCGCTTCCCGGCGCACCTGCGTTTTTGGCGCAACCCGTCACGACACCGGACAACAGGGCGACACCGGAGACGACAAGAACAGCGGCCTTCATCGTCTGGGAAAGCCGCGTCCGCCAGTGGGCGGGCGGTGTCTGAGGCTGTGTGTCCGTCTGCGGTTCGAGTCCAAGCTGCGGCGCTGCGTCCGGTGAGGACGGCAACAGTCGCCACGCTGATGACTCATTTTGCGGCTGCCTATCTTCCGCCAATCATGTCATCCCCCTTCTTCATCATGTTCGTTCGTCCGTTGTTTTTACATTGCTTGGTTCGTTTTGACTGTTCGTCTTTCGCTGCTTTGGTTCCCTTGTCGATTCCCTGCTGCTTCCTGTGCCGAAAAAGCCCTTTTTGAAACCTATACCCCCCATATGTACAGAACAGATTATAGTACAGGTGATATGAATTTTCAATTTTTTGTGAAAATGAATTGTCTCACAGCGGGGGCGCCCCGGCGGGGCGTGACTTTTATCCTTGCAATTTGACCGAGTTCGTTTATAGTAGTCGTTAGGACCTCATACATATTGGCGAAGAAATGCCACACCTTTGTTCCATTTTAACATCATTATTTAAATAAAGGGGATGGGCCCGTGGATCCGATCAAGTCCATCAAGCTGGCAACCCAAAGCCCGTGTCCCGCCTTCGGCGCGTTGCGCATCTTGACAAGGCTGGAAGGTTTTCTCCCTATTCTGCTGGGAAACCACGGGTGCTACTACGGACTCAACTTCCTCGCCCACTTCTACGCGGCACGCAAATCCATCTACGCCCCGTTGCTGTATTCGCTCGACTTCACCGACAAAAACCTGCACCACAAGCTGCTCGACGCGATTAAGGAGATTATTAAGGAAGAAAAACCGGAGTTCATCCCGGTGATCAACCTCTGCGTGGCCACCACCGTCGGCATCGACATTGACGAGATGGCCCGGCAGATCCCCGAGATCATCCCCTTGCGCGTGACCGGCTTCGGCACCCGCAGCCACGCCGAGGCCAAAGACGTGGCCATGGAGGGCATCTTCAAAAAACTCCGCCAGTTCGGCGATCACAAACTGCGCGAGCCCAAGGCGGTTGCCTCCATCGGCGAGGTCTTCCCGGCCGACACGATCGCCCTGGAAAACCTCCTGGAGAAGATGGGCCTCAAGCTGCGCGCCCATGTCCCCTCCAAGGACATCAACGACTTCCGCAAGGCCCTCAACGTCTCGACGATGGCCTGCCTGCATCCTTTCTACACGCGGACGATGCGCCAGTTCGGCGAGGTAGGCATCCCCCACATCACCGGCGGTCCCGTCGGCGCCGAGATGACCTACGCCTGGATCAAGGCCATCGCCGAGTCGGCTGGCGCCGATATGCGCCTGGCTGAGCAGATCGCCTGTGAGGAGCGCGACGCCGTCCAAAAGGTTCTCGACGGCCCGCTCAACCTCAAAGGCGTCCGCATCGCCGTCGCCGGCTATGAGGGCATCGAATTCCTCGTAGGCCGCATCCTCGTCGAAGCCGGTGCGGATGTGCCCTACCTGTCCACCTCGATCGGCAAATCGCCCCTCTGTGAAGCCGATGTTGCCTGGTTCCAGGCGCGCGGCACGGAAGTGAAGTTCCGCAAATCGGCCGCCGACGACCTGATGGCCGTGAAAAAATACAAGCCCGACATCGCCCTGGCCGCCACCGACGTGGCCGGCATGGGCAAGGAACTGGGCAGCGCCTCTGTCTACTTCACGAACCTGATCGCCGCCCGGCCCCTCTTTTTGGCCCACGGCGCCGAAAACATCCTCGGCCTGATGCACCACCTCCTGAAGGCCCGCCCCTCCATCAACCGGGTGCGCTCCTTCTTCCAGGATGTCGAGATGGAGCGTTCCATCGCCATCCCTGAGGTGAAAGAGCACCTGGGCGACGCTTTTGCCTGCGGCTGGGGCGCTCCCGTCTGGGGCGGCTGCGCTGCTGGAGAAGTGGCTGAGGAAGCGGCGGCGGCGAGCGACTGCGGTTGCGGCGACGCCATGAACTGCGCCCCGGGATGCGCCATCGCCGGTTGCCCCGCAGCGGGCGGTCAAAACAGCAGGGAGGCGAAGTAACCGATGCAGATGATGCGCGACGTAGACTTGACGAACGGCTACTGGGGCGCCCTTTATGTGCTGGCGCCGATGCGGGGCAACTTCTGCGTGATCGTCGACGGCCCCATCGGCTGCCACTATGTGCCCATCGACTCGGCCCTCAACTACACCGACGCCATCCCCTACCTGCAAAACGTCTATGCCACCCACATCCTCGAAGGCGACGTGGCCCTCGACGGCACCTTACATAAACTTCGGAAGCTCTGCGGCGAACTGATCGACCGCTATGAAAACATCTTCATCCTCTCCTGCGCCGAGAGCGAGATCATCTCCAGCGAGGGCTCCATGCTGGAGGCCGAGATCGACGGCCGCCGCATCTATTACATCCATACGCGCTCGCTCGACGTGGATGACCTGACAGCCCGCGATGACATCATGCTCTACCTCTACGAGCATGTGGCTCCCAAAATGCCCCGCCTCCCGAAAAAAGCATCGGCCAAGCCCCTCGTCAACATCCTCGGTCCCACCTACGGCAACTTCAACCACTACGCCGACTTCGCCGAGATCAAGCGCCTCATCGAAGGCATCGGCGCCGAGGTGAACGTGGCCTTCCCCTTTGACTGTGAACTGGGCGACATCACCCGCCTCGACGACGCTGACGCCAACGTCCTCCTCTACCAGGAGTACGGCCAAAAACTCGGCAAGGCGCTGGGCAAGCCCCTCTTCTTCGGCCCCATCGGCCTCCAGGCGACGACGGAGTTTTTGCTCGGCCTCGCCGACGCCCTCGGATTGCGCGCTGAGGCGGAAGCCTTCATCGCGAAGGAAAAGCGCACGACCTTGCAAGGCTTCTGGGACGTGTGGCGCTCGCCCCACCAGGACATCTTCCGGACGAACACCTTCGGCGTCTACGCCCACAAGACTTACGCTGAGGGCCTGATCAACTTCATGCGCGACGAGCTCGGCTTCGAGGCCTACGCCTGCGGCGTCAAGACAGACCGCTGGCGCTCGAAAAACGCCATGGACATCGAAGCGGCCCTCTTGGAAAACCCGCCGACCCTCTTTTTCGGCAGTATTAACGAGAAGATCTATATCACCGAACATATCCTGCCGACGCGCTTCATCGCGGCGGCCACCCCGATGCCGATCGTCTGCCGCTCCACCGGCACCCCTTTTATGGGCTACAACGGCGTCGTCTACCTGACCCAGATCGTCAGCAACGAGCTCTTCGACATCCTCTACAGCCACATCCACATCGAGTACGCGCCGGAAAAAGACAAACGCCGCCGCGAGCGGGACGCCGCGCGCAAGGAATGGGAAGAGCAGTTGAAGGGTTCCATTGTCATCCGTGAGGTCCGCTGGCCCGAAGAGACAGTGGCCCATATGGAAAAGGTCCTCAAAAAGGTGCCCTTCTTCGTCCGCGTCAGCGCCTCGAAGATGCTGCGGGTGGAGAGCGAGAAACTGGCCAAGGAGCAGTTCCGCGACTACGTGACCACCGATGACGTGGATCAGGTCTACAACCGGTTCAAACGATAGGAGGAACGCCCTTGCTGGGATTCGGCTTTCTCTCCCTGCCCACCTGGTTCGTCCACATCGCC of Heliomicrobium undosum contains these proteins:
- a CDS encoding nitrogenase component 1, whose product is MQMMRDVDLTNGYWGALYVLAPMRGNFCVIVDGPIGCHYVPIDSALNYTDAIPYLQNVYATHILEGDVALDGTLHKLRKLCGELIDRYENIFILSCAESEIISSEGSMLEAEIDGRRIYYIHTRSLDVDDLTARDDIMLYLYEHVAPKMPRLPKKASAKPLVNILGPTYGNFNHYADFAEIKRLIEGIGAEVNVAFPFDCELGDITRLDDADANVLLYQEYGQKLGKALGKPLFFGPIGLQATTEFLLGLADALGLRAEAEAFIAKEKRTTLQGFWDVWRSPHQDIFRTNTFGVYAHKTYAEGLINFMRDELGFEAYACGVKTDRWRSKNAMDIEAALLENPPTLFFGSINEKIYITEHILPTRFIAAATPMPIVCRSTGTPFMGYNGVVYLTQIVSNELFDILYSHIHIEYAPEKDKRRRERDAARKEWEEQLKGSIVIREVRWPEETVAHMEKVLKKVPFFVRVSASKMLRVESEKLAKEQFRDYVTTDDVDQVYNRFKR
- a CDS encoding alpha/beta fold hydrolase, whose product is MPVQQLNGTRIYYEVHGHGDPIVFIPGIAVSHGMWAPQVETFSRTNRVILYDVRGTGRSGPMTWATRLTDHARDLAALLRFLQIERAVVCGVSFGGVIAQRFALDYPHRCRALVLVDTFSELDPADSEEAALILMTWLASPLFLLPKSWLTPMVLNMYSRWPFAQRHLRGEIPKIRGLDAVKTRWMIRSVNLTGELNRIQVPCLGIVGGESDLAIRLMQRVVDAIPGASLERIPHAFDPTSLTGREDFDRLLDHFLQSLGATAQGEQARGPLQQAMKNAGRAARGNIICFHPRREANGKT
- a CDS encoding nitrogenase component 1 — translated: MDPIKSIKLATQSPCPAFGALRILTRLEGFLPILLGNHGCYYGLNFLAHFYAARKSIYAPLLYSLDFTDKNLHHKLLDAIKEIIKEEKPEFIPVINLCVATTVGIDIDEMARQIPEIIPLRVTGFGTRSHAEAKDVAMEGIFKKLRQFGDHKLREPKAVASIGEVFPADTIALENLLEKMGLKLRAHVPSKDINDFRKALNVSTMACLHPFYTRTMRQFGEVGIPHITGGPVGAEMTYAWIKAIAESAGADMRLAEQIACEERDAVQKVLDGPLNLKGVRIAVAGYEGIEFLVGRILVEAGADVPYLSTSIGKSPLCEADVAWFQARGTEVKFRKSAADDLMAVKKYKPDIALAATDVAGMGKELGSASVYFTNLIAARPLFLAHGAENILGLMHHLLKARPSINRVRSFFQDVEMERSIAIPEVKEHLGDAFACGWGAPVWGGCAAGEVAEEAAAASDCGCGDAMNCAPGCAIAGCPAAGGQNSREAK